AGCGCCTACGGCTTCCACGTCACCATCGACCTCCGGAAGACGCAGTTCCAGGCGACCGGCACACTCATCACGAACGTGGGCAAAAAAGCGTACTACCAGCCCGCGAACGGGACCTGACACACCTGAGGGCCTGGTCCGCTTCACGCGCGGGCCAGGCCCCCCGGGACTGTCGTCCCGGGGGGGCCGAACGGTGTCAGAGCAGGTCGCCGTGTTCCCCCAGGCGCGGCGGCGGACCGTACGACGGCACCTGGCCGGCGATCCGGAAGGGGCTGCCGACCAGTCGGTGGCCGCCCGCCTCGATCACCGCGTCAGGTGCTTCGGCGAGCGCCTCGGGCAGGGTGCGTACCGCGCCCGCCGGTACTCCGAGCGGGCTCAGCCTGGCCTCCCAGGCCGCCGCCGAATCCCCGGCGAGGGCCTTCGTCACCGCCGCGATCACCTCGTCGCGGCGGGCCGCGCGCTCGGCCATCGTCGCGTAGCCCTCGATGCCGGCCTCGGCGGCGAAGGCGCGCCAGAACCCGTCGTGGGTGATGAACAGGGCCAGGTGGCCCTCGGCGGTGGGGAAGAGCTGCGCGGGAACGTAGTAGGCGTGCGCTCCCCCGAGGCGGCGCGGCGCGGCGCCGTCGTTGAGCCAGGCGGCGGCGTGGTAGTTAAGCTGGGAGAGCATCACGTCGCGCAGCGAGACCTCGACCTGGCCGCCGCGTCCGGAGACGACCTGGGCCAACAGGCCCAGTGCGGCGGCCAGTCCGGCCGAGTTGTCGGCCGAGGAGTAGCCCGGCAGCATGGGCGGCCCGTCCGGCTCACCCGTGAGGGCGGCGACGCCAGTGGCGGCCTGGACGACGTAGTCGAAGGCGGGGGTGTCGCCGGCCTCCATGCCCCAGCCGGTGAGGGCGACGCACACCAGTCGCTCGTTGAACGGCTTCAGTGCCTCGTAGGTGAGGCCGAAGCGCTCGACGGCCGACGGTTTGAGATTGACCAGCAGGGCGTCGGCGTCCCGTACCAGCTCGTGCAGCCGGTCCTGGCCCGCCGGGGCGGCCAGGTCCACACAGATCGAGCGCTTGCCCCGGTTGAGGCTGGCGAAGTACGCGTCGGAGACCTGCCGGGAGAGGTCGCCGCCGGGCGGCTCGACCTTCGTGACCTGCGCGCCGAGGTCGGCGAGCAGCATGGTGGCGTAGGGGCCGGCCAGGATGTGGCCGACCTCAAGCACCCGCAGCCCCGCGAGGGGCCCAGCGCCGGTCACCGCAGCTCCGCGGCGATCGCCGCGACGGCGTCCCGGGTGCGCAGCTTGGAGGCGATGAGCTCCTCCCGTCCGGTGCCGATGGGCAGCAGCCGCACGGACAGGTCGGTCACCCCGGCATCGGCGAACTGCCGGAAGCGGGCCGCGATGGCCGCCTCGTCGCCGGCCGCGCACAGGTCGCCGACATCGCGGGCGGTGCCGTGTTCGAGGAGACGCTGGTAGTTCGGGGAGATCTCGGCCTCGCCGAGGATGCGGTTGGCGCGCTCGCGCGCCGCGTCGACCTCGTGCGGTGCGCACAGGCACACCGGGATGCCCGCGACGATACGGGGAGCCGGGCGGCCCGCCGCCTCCGCCGCCTTGGTGATCGTCGGGGCGATGTGCTCGCCGACCGCCCGTTCGTCGGCCATCCACAGCACCGTGCCGTCCGTGTGCTCCCCGGCGATGCGCAGCATCACCGGCCCCAGCGCGGCCAGCAGGACCGGGAGGGGGGCGATGGGGGCGATGGTGAGCGGGTTGTGGACGCTGAAGACGTCGTTGTCCACGTCCGCCGAACCACCCCCGGACCGCGCGGCGTTGAGGACCTCCAGGTAGGCGCGGGTGTACGACGCGGGCTTCTCGTACGGCAGGCCCAGCATGTCCCGGACGATCCAGTGGTGGGAGGCGCCGACGCCCAGCGCGAGCCGCCCGCCCGCCACCGCCTGCGCGGACATGGCCTGGCGGGCCAGCGCGATCGGGTGCTGGGCGTGGACGGGAACGACGGCCGTGCCCAGTTCGATGCGTTCCGTGGCCTGGCCCATGACGGCGATGGCGGTCAGGGCGTCGAAGTCCGTCGGCACCTGCGGCACCCACACGGTGTCGAACCCGGCCTCTTCGGCCCACCGGGCGTCGTCGACCATACGGGCCGCCTTGTGCGTCGCGTCACCCCGTTCGGGGCCACTCATCACTCCGACTCGCATCTCAGTCCTCCGGGGCTGTCAGGGCGCGGATGTCCGCGACGATCTCGTCGATCGGGGTGCCCGTGGGGTACACGCCGGCAGCCCCGGCCTCCCGCAGCCGCGCGATGTCGCCGGCCGGGATGGTCCCGCCGACCACGACGGGGATGTCGTCGCCGCCCGCGGCGCGCAGCGCCTCGACCGTGCGGCGGGTGAGGGTGAGGTGGGCGCCGGAGAGGATGGACAGGCCGACGAGGGCGACGTCCTCCTGCACCGCGGTGACGGCGATGTCGTCCACGCGGTGCCTGATGCCGGTGAACACCACCTCGAATCCGGCGTCCCGCAGTCCGCGGGCGACCAGTTTCGCGCCGCGGTCGTGCCCGTCGAGGCCGGGCTTGGCGACGAGTACGCGTACCGGTGCGGTCATCAGAACACCACCGGCTGCCGGAACTCGCCCCACACCGCGCGCAGCACGTCGGCCATCTCGCCGACCGTGCAGTACGCGCCCGCGCAGTCGATGAGCGGGTTCATGAGGTTGTCGTCGCCCTCGGCGGCGCGACGCAGGGCGTCGAGGCTGGCGCGCACCTCGGCGGCGCTGCGCTCGGACTTGACCCGCGCGAGCCGCTTGAGCTGGCGTTCGCGGCCCTCGGCGTCGAGTTCGTAGGTGGCGAGGTCCGGTGGCGGCTCGTCGACCGTGAACCGGTTGACGCCGACGACCGGTCGCTCGCCGGAGGTGGTCTTCCGGTGCAGTTGCCACGACTCGTCGGCGATGAGCCCTTGCAGGTAGCCGTCCTCGATGCAGCGGACCATGCCGCCGTGCGCCTCCAGGTCGGCCATGATCTCGACGATCCGCTCCTCGGTCGCGTCGGTGAGGGCCTCGACGAAGTACGAGCCCCCCAGCGGGTCGGCGACGGCGGCCACGCCCGTCTCGTGCGCGAGAATCTGCTGGGTGCGCAGGGCCAGCGTCGTCGACTCCTCGCTCGGCAGGGCGAACGGCTCGTCCCAGGCGGCGGTGAACATCGACTGCACCCCGCCGAGTACGGAGGCGAGTGCCTCGTAGGCGACGCGCACGGTGTTGTTGCGGGCCTGCGGGGCGTGCAGCGAGGCTCCGCCGGCGACGCAGCCGAAGCGGAACATGGCCGCCTTGTCGGTTTTCGCACCGAACCGCTCGCGCACGAGGGTCGCCCAGCGCCTGCGTCCGGCACGGTACTTGGCGATCTCCTCGAAGAAGTCGCCGTGTGTGTAGAAGAAGAAGGAGATCTGCGGGGCGAACTGGTCGATGGTCATCCGGCCGCGTTCGAGGACCGTCTCGCAGTACGTGACGCCGTCGGCGAGGGTGAAGGCCATCTCCTGTACGGCGTTGGCTCCCGCGTCGCGGAAGTGCGCCCCCGCGACGGAGATCGCGTTGAAGCGGGGCACCTGTTCGGCGCAGAACTCGATCGTGTCCGCGATGAGTCTGAGCGAGGGCTCCGGAGGCCAGATCCAGGTGCCGCGTGAGGCGTATTCCTTGAGGATGTCGTTCTGGATGGTGCCGGTGAGCTTCGCGCGGGGGATGCCGCGCTTCTCGGCGGCGGCCACGTAGAAGGCGAGCAGGATGGCCGCGGTGCCGTTGATGGTGAAGCTGGTGCTGATCCGGTCCAGCGGGATGGTGTCGAAGAGGATCTCGGCGTCGGCGAGGGTGTCAATTGCGACGCCGACCCGGCCGACCTCGTCGGTGTACTCCGGGTCGTCGGAGTCGTAGCCGCACTGGGTGGGCAGGTCGAGGGCGACCGAAAGCCCGGTGCCGCCCTGGTCGAGGAGGTAGCGGTAGCGGCGGTTGGACTCCTCGGCGGTGCCGAAGCCGGAGT
This genomic interval from Streptomyces sp. B21-083 contains the following:
- a CDS encoding CaiB/BaiF CoA transferase family protein; its protein translation is MTGAGPLAGLRVLEVGHILAGPYATMLLADLGAQVTKVEPPGGDLSRQVSDAYFASLNRGKRSICVDLAAPAGQDRLHELVRDADALLVNLKPSAVERFGLTYEALKPFNERLVCVALTGWGMEAGDTPAFDYVVQAATGVAALTGEPDGPPMLPGYSSADNSAGLAAALGLLAQVVSGRGGQVEVSLRDVMLSQLNYHAAAWLNDGAAPRRLGGAHAYYVPAQLFPTAEGHLALFITHDGFWRAFAAEAGIEGYATMAERAARRDEVIAAVTKALAGDSAAAWEARLSPLGVPAGAVRTLPEALAEAPDAVIEAGGHRLVGSPFRIAGQVPSYGPPPRLGEHGDLL
- a CDS encoding TIGR03564 family F420-dependent LLM class oxidoreductase, with the translated sequence MRVGVMSGPERGDATHKAARMVDDARWAEEAGFDTVWVPQVPTDFDALTAIAVMGQATERIELGTAVVPVHAQHPIALARQAMSAQAVAGGRLALGVGASHHWIVRDMLGLPYEKPASYTRAYLEVLNAARSGGGSADVDNDVFSVHNPLTIAPIAPLPVLLAALGPVMLRIAGEHTDGTVLWMADERAVGEHIAPTITKAAEAAGRPAPRIVAGIPVCLCAPHEVDAARERANRILGEAEISPNYQRLLEHGTARDVGDLCAAGDEAAIAARFRQFADAGVTDLSVRLLPIGTGREELIASKLRTRDAVAAIAAELR
- a CDS encoding cobalamin B12-binding domain-containing protein; translated protein: MTAPVRVLVAKPGLDGHDRGAKLVARGLRDAGFEVVFTGIRHRVDDIAVTAVQEDVALVGLSILSGAHLTLTRRTVEALRAAGGDDIPVVVGGTIPAGDIARLREAGAAGVYPTGTPIDEIVADIRALTAPED
- a CDS encoding methylmalonyl-CoA mutase family protein — encoded protein: MTKDFRTASGIPLQPVYGPADRPTHPPDPGTFPFTRGNFPTGYRGRTWTLRQYSGFGTAEESNRRYRYLLDQGGTGLSVALDLPTQCGYDSDDPEYTDEVGRVGVAIDTLADAEILFDTIPLDRISTSFTINGTAAILLAFYVAAAEKRGIPRAKLTGTIQNDILKEYASRGTWIWPPEPSLRLIADTIEFCAEQVPRFNAISVAGAHFRDAGANAVQEMAFTLADGVTYCETVLERGRMTIDQFAPQISFFFYTHGDFFEEIAKYRAGRRRWATLVRERFGAKTDKAAMFRFGCVAGGASLHAPQARNNTVRVAYEALASVLGGVQSMFTAAWDEPFALPSEESTTLALRTQQILAHETGVAAVADPLGGSYFVEALTDATEERIVEIMADLEAHGGMVRCIEDGYLQGLIADESWQLHRKTTSGERPVVGVNRFTVDEPPPDLATYELDAEGRERQLKRLARVKSERSAAEVRASLDALRRAAEGDDNLMNPLIDCAGAYCTVGEMADVLRAVWGEFRQPVVF